The following coding sequences are from one Triticum dicoccoides isolate Atlit2015 ecotype Zavitan chromosome 4A, WEW_v2.0, whole genome shotgun sequence window:
- the LOC119290011 gene encoding sucrose:sucrose 1-fructosyltransferase-like, which produces MAPRDRRTTRSKDFLLSSGTATVAVKSPGGVPDTPPVPFAYGGLLYQQSGGRRRWRECTVVLGAVAMVALFVTHALLPRASVLSEETRGEARAEQNIMVTARADADGFPWSNEMLQWQRTGFHFQPEKNYMNDPNAPMYYRGRYHFFYQYNPTGVVWGNITWGHAVSRDLVHWRHLPLAMVPDQWYDIHGVLTGSATILPNGTVIVLYTGKTNTSAQVQCLALPADPDDHLLVNWTKHPANPVILPPPGIGLQDFRDPTTAWLDQSDLTWRTLIGSKDDNGHAGIALMYKTKDFIRYELIPGVLHRVEGTGMWECVDFYPVSGGNNSSSSEEALYVLKASMDDERHDYYALGRYDAATNTWTPLDPELDVGFGLRYDWGKFFAATSFYDPVKRRRVMWAYVGETDSLSANVAKGWASVQTIPRTVVLDEKTRTNLLQWPVEEIETLRFNSTDFGVITIHTGSIIPLHLRQATQLDIEASFRLDTSAIAIINEANVNYNCSTSGGASTMGPLGPFGLLIHAAGNGGSEQLAVYFYVSRGLDGALRTHFCHDELLSSRANDVMKRVVGSTVPVLDGEALSVRVLVDHSIVESFAMGGRLTATSRVYPMEAIHTAAGVYLFNNATGSSITVEKLVVHEMASASYNQTFVADNN; this is translated from the exons ATGGCTCCTCGAGACCGCAGGACGACCCGATCAAAAGATTTCCTCCTGAGCTCCGGGACGGCGACCGTGGCGGTGAAGTCACCCGGCGGCGTCCCGGACACGCCGCCGGTCCCGTTCGCGTACGGGGGGCTGCTGTACCAGCagagcggcgggcggcggaggtggcgcGAGTGCACCGTCGTGCTGGGCGCCGTGGCCATGGTGGCGCTCTTCGTCACCCACGCGCTCCTCCCAAGGGCCAGCGTGTTGTCCGAGGAGACGCGCGGGGAGGCACGAGCGGAGCAGAACATCATGGTTACCGCCCGCGCCGATGCCGACGGGTTCCCGTGGAGCAACGAGATGCTGCAGTGGCAACGCACCGGGTTCCATTTCCAGCCCGAGAAGAACTACATGAACG atCCAAACG CTCCGATGTACTACCGTGGACGGTACCACTTCTTCTACCAGTACAACCCCACCGGAGTCGTCTGGGGCAACATCACGTGGGGCCACGCCGTGTCGCGTGACCTGGTACACTGGCGCCACCTCCCCCTCGCCATGGTGCCCGACCAGTGGTACGACATCCATGGCGTCTTGACCGGCTCCGCCACGATACTCCCCAACGGCACCGTCATCGTGCTCTACACGGGGAAAACCAACACCTCCGCTCAGGTCCAGTGCCTCGCCCTTCCCGCCGACCCTGATGACCACCTCCTTGTCAACTGGACCAAGCATCCCGCCAACCCCGTCATCCTCCCGCCCCCCGGCATCGGCCTCCAGGACTTCCGCGACCCCACCACCGCCTGGTTGGACCAGTCGGACCTGACATGGCGCACCCTCATCGGCTCCAAGGACGACAACGGCCACGCCGGCATCGCCTTGATGTACAAGACCAAGGACTTCATCAGGTACGAGCTCATCCCGGGGGTGCTCCACCGCGTCGAGGGCACCGGCATGTGGGAGTGCGTCGACTTCTACCCGGTCAGCGGCGGCAACAACTCCTCTTCCTCTGAGGAGGCCCTGTACGTGTTGAAGGCGAGCATGGACGATGAACGCCATGACTACTACGCGCTTGGGAGGTATGATGCGGCGACCAACACGTGGACGCCGCTGGACCCAGAGCTGGACGTGGGGTTCGGGCTGAGGTATGACTGGGGAAAGTTTTTCGCTGCCACGTCTTTCTACGACCCGGTGAAACGGCGGCGCGTAATGTGGGCTTATGTCGGCGAGACCGACTCCTTGAGCGCCAACGTTGCCAAGGGATGGGCTTCCGTCCAG ACCATTCCGAGGACGGTAGTGTTGGATGAGAAGACCCGGACGAACCTCCTCCAATGGCCGGTGGAGGAGATCGAGACCCTCCGCTTCAACAGCACCGACTTTGGCGTCATCACTATCCACACTGGATCCATTATACCTCTCCACCTCCGCCAAGCCACACAGCTTGACATCGAGGCCTCCTTTCGCCTAGACACTTCCGCTATTGCCATCATCAACGAGGCTAACGTCAACTACAACTGCAGCACCAGCGGCGGAGCCTCAACCATGGGCCCACTTGGTCCCTTCGGCCTCCTCATCCACGCTGCTGGCAACGGTGGCAGCGAACAACTCGCGGTTTACTTCTATGTGTCGAGGGGCCTCGACGGGGCGCTCCGAACCCACTTCTGCCATGACGAGTTATTGTCGTCCCGAGCGAATGATGTAATGAAGCGGGTGGTGGGCAGCACAGTGCCAGTGCTCGACGGTGAGGCTCTATCTGTGAGGGTGCTCGTGGACCATTCGATCGTGGAGAGCTTCGCGATGGGCGGGAGGTTGACGGCGACGTCGCGGGTATACCCAATGGAAGCCATCCACACGGCGGCGGGGGTGTACCTTTTCAACAACGCCACCGGCTCCTCCATCACCGTCGAGAAGCTTGTAGTTCATGAGATGGCCTCGGCATCTTACAACCAGACTTTCGTCGCCGACAACAACTAG